One genomic segment of Parvularcula marina includes these proteins:
- a CDS encoding alkaline phosphatase has product MLSLLMSAALLAQPATVEPVDWEKMGEETLAAAKAQVPNNGRAKNVILFIADGMDITTVTAARILAGQKLGGPGEDHVLAMDSLPWAGLSKTYNTNAQTPDSAGTATAMMSGRKTKSGVINVDQTVPRGDCEAGKAKPLSTIMKDADAVGARIGVISTARITHATPAAVYASAANRNWESDTDLPKDANCMDIASQLIIAGARYRLDVALGGGREKFLPKSVTDPEYDDETGEREDDRDLTAEWTALAKDNRFVWNREGFEALDPEADGQVLGLFEPSHMQYSADLNEDSAGEPTLAKMTGFAIDKLSRGDEGFFLMVEGGRVDHAHHGGNAARALEDVGAFDAAIATALDKTNAEDTLIIVTADHGHTLVFQGYPQRGNPILGLVKSVTSAGEPATTLSPAADGKPYTTLAYGNGPGSPFAGSSSEGPTERPFVSDEEAQSIDYRQQSIIPSYSETHGGQDVAIFASGPQAHLLSGVVEQSFIYYVMREALTAEE; this is encoded by the coding sequence ATGCTCTCACTTCTGATGTCCGCCGCCCTCCTCGCCCAGCCCGCGACCGTCGAGCCTGTCGATTGGGAAAAGATGGGAGAGGAAACCCTTGCTGCCGCCAAGGCGCAGGTGCCGAACAACGGGCGAGCCAAGAATGTCATCCTGTTCATTGCGGACGGCATGGATATCACGACCGTCACGGCAGCCCGGATCCTCGCTGGGCAAAAACTTGGCGGTCCGGGTGAAGACCATGTGTTGGCGATGGACAGCCTGCCCTGGGCTGGGCTTTCCAAGACATACAATACAAATGCGCAGACACCGGACAGTGCCGGGACGGCCACCGCCATGATGTCGGGCCGTAAGACCAAATCCGGCGTCATCAATGTCGACCAGACCGTCCCGCGGGGCGATTGCGAAGCCGGCAAGGCAAAACCGCTCAGCACGATCATGAAGGATGCAGATGCTGTGGGTGCCCGCATCGGGGTCATCTCGACCGCACGGATCACGCACGCGACCCCGGCTGCTGTCTATGCCAGCGCGGCCAACCGCAATTGGGAGAGTGATACAGATCTACCCAAAGATGCGAACTGTATGGATATTGCGAGCCAGCTCATCATTGCAGGGGCCCGCTACCGGCTGGATGTCGCTCTCGGCGGGGGCCGGGAGAAATTCCTGCCCAAAAGCGTGACGGACCCGGAATATGATGACGAGACAGGTGAACGCGAAGATGACCGGGACCTGACGGCTGAATGGACAGCCCTCGCCAAGGACAATCGCTTTGTCTGGAACCGGGAAGGCTTTGAGGCCCTCGATCCGGAGGCGGACGGTCAGGTGCTTGGCCTCTTTGAGCCAAGCCACATGCAATATAGCGCTGATCTCAATGAGGACAGCGCGGGCGAGCCGACGCTGGCCAAGATGACCGGGTTCGCCATCGACAAGCTGTCACGCGGTGATGAAGGCTTCTTCCTGATGGTCGAAGGCGGCCGGGTTGATCACGCCCACCACGGGGGCAATGCCGCTCGAGCGCTTGAAGATGTCGGCGCATTCGATGCGGCCATTGCAACAGCACTCGATAAGACGAATGCGGAAGATACGCTGATCATCGTGACTGCCGATCACGGCCACACCCTCGTCTTCCAGGGTTATCCGCAACGCGGCAATCCGATCCTTGGCCTCGTCAAAAGCGTCACCAGCGCCGGCGAACCGGCGACAACACTCAGCCCGGCGGCGGACGGCAAGCCCTACACAACGCTCGCTTATGGCAATGGTCCGGGCTCGCCCTTTGCAGGCTCGAGCTCAGAAGGTCCTACCGAACGTCCCTTCGTGAGTGACGAGGAAGCGCAAAGCATCGATTACCGCCAGCAATCCATCATCCCGTCATACTCAGAGACCCATGGCGGTCAGGATGTCGCGATCTTTGCCAGCGGTCCGCAGGCGCACCTGCTCTCCGGTGTCGTCGAGCAAAGTTTTATCTATTATGTGATGCGTGAGGCCCTGACGGCGGAGGAGTAA
- a CDS encoding DUF3299 domain-containing protein, translated as MTFLIAALSLLQPAEPQEISWNDLVPEGVEEVEAPELDHEKIGQQTGSAETVAELDGAYIKMPGFMLPLDYTERGRVRAFLLVPYYGACIHVPPPPPNQIVFVDTAEKPVESKGLWDPVWVTGTMRVKPNENDLGDTAYTLELEKLEPYID; from the coding sequence ATGACATTCCTCATTGCCGCCCTTTCTCTCCTTCAGCCTGCCGAGCCGCAGGAGATCAGCTGGAACGATCTTGTTCCCGAAGGGGTCGAAGAGGTCGAAGCCCCTGAGCTTGATCATGAAAAGATCGGCCAGCAGACCGGATCGGCCGAAACCGTCGCCGAACTTGATGGCGCCTATATAAAGATGCCGGGCTTCATGCTGCCGCTCGATTATACCGAGCGCGGCCGTGTTCGGGCGTTCCTGCTCGTCCCTTATTATGGCGCCTGCATCCATGTGCCCCCGCCACCGCCGAACCAGATCGTCTTCGTTGATACCGCGGAGAAACCGGTTGAATCGAAAGGCCTGTGGGATCCCGTCTGGGTCACCGGCACGATGCGGGTGAAACCCAACGAGAATGATCTGGGCGATACCGCCTACACGCTGGAGCTGGAAAAACTCGAGCCCTACATTGATTAG
- the acs gene encoding acetate--CoA ligase, translating to MIKTSRDRMTDAALFEEAPDVFWKGVAERLKWMTLPSEISDVSFDKDDLHIRWYADGTLNVAENCVDRHAEARPDDTAILWIGDEPGTSKEISWRELHHEVCHMANVLKARGVGRGDRVILYMPMIPEAAYAMLACARIGAVHSVVFGGFSPEALASRIEDCGAVAVITADEGRRGGKTVPLKANVDAALARVSGVRLVLTVQVTGKDIHFVHGRDYWWHEAREEVPTDCPTEEMSAEDPLFILYTSGSTGKPKGVLHTSGGYLAWASYTHDMIFQCDPGDVYWCAADVGWITGHSYIVYGPLANGITTVMFEGVPTWPDAGRFWAEIERHKVNVLYTAPTAIRSLMKDGDSFVTKYDRSSLKVLGSVGEPINPEAWRWYHEVAGDGKVPIVDTWWQTETGGVLISPIPGDPMTKPGAATKPMPGIKTALLDQDAKPIEGAGNGSLVLTSSWPGQMRTVYGDHQRFIDTYFSAFPGNYFTSDGARRDEDGDIWITGRVDDVINVSGHRMGTAEVESALVAHEAVAEAAVVGYPHDIKGQGIWCYVILKAGHTSHDSLGKELRQQVRTEIGPVATPDVIQIAPGLPKTRSGKIMRRILRKIAEGETSSLGDTSTLAEPEIVDVLIRGAEGERS from the coding sequence ATGATCAAGACCTCCCGCGACCGCATGACCGATGCTGCGCTCTTTGAAGAAGCGCCCGATGTGTTCTGGAAGGGGGTCGCAGAGCGGCTGAAATGGATGACGCTGCCGAGCGAGATTTCGGATGTCTCCTTTGATAAGGATGACCTGCATATCCGTTGGTATGCAGACGGCACACTCAATGTCGCCGAGAACTGTGTTGATCGTCATGCCGAGGCTCGCCCCGACGATACCGCGATCCTGTGGATCGGGGATGAGCCGGGCACCTCGAAGGAGATCAGCTGGCGCGAGCTGCATCACGAAGTCTGCCACATGGCAAATGTGCTCAAAGCCCGCGGGGTCGGGCGCGGTGACCGTGTGATCCTCTATATGCCGATGATCCCGGAGGCGGCCTATGCGATGCTGGCCTGCGCACGGATCGGGGCGGTCCATTCTGTCGTGTTCGGCGGGTTCAGCCCAGAGGCGCTGGCGAGCCGGATCGAGGATTGCGGCGCCGTTGCGGTGATCACCGCCGATGAGGGTCGGCGCGGCGGCAAGACCGTGCCGCTCAAAGCCAATGTCGATGCGGCGTTGGCGCGGGTGTCGGGCGTCCGGCTGGTCCTGACGGTTCAGGTTACCGGCAAGGACATCCATTTCGTGCATGGCCGGGATTACTGGTGGCATGAGGCGCGGGAGGAAGTCCCCACCGATTGTCCTACCGAGGAAATGTCGGCGGAAGATCCGCTTTTCATTCTTTATACGTCAGGTTCAACGGGCAAGCCCAAAGGCGTCCTTCACACGAGCGGGGGGTATCTGGCCTGGGCGAGCTATACTCATGACATGATCTTTCAGTGCGATCCCGGCGATGTCTACTGGTGCGCGGCGGATGTCGGCTGGATCACCGGGCACAGCTATATCGTCTATGGACCGCTCGCCAATGGCATCACGACAGTGATGTTCGAAGGCGTGCCGACATGGCCCGATGCAGGCCGGTTCTGGGCCGAGATCGAGCGTCATAAGGTCAATGTGCTCTACACCGCGCCGACGGCCATCCGTTCCCTGATGAAAGACGGTGATTCCTTCGTGACCAAATATGACCGTTCGTCACTGAAAGTGCTTGGTAGTGTCGGCGAGCCGATCAATCCGGAGGCGTGGCGCTGGTATCATGAGGTCGCTGGTGACGGAAAAGTGCCGATCGTGGATACGTGGTGGCAGACCGAGACCGGCGGTGTCCTGATCAGCCCCATTCCGGGCGACCCCATGACCAAGCCCGGTGCCGCGACCAAGCCGATGCCGGGGATCAAAACGGCGCTCCTTGATCAGGATGCCAAGCCGATTGAAGGGGCGGGGAATGGCAGCCTTGTACTGACATCCTCCTGGCCCGGACAGATGCGCACGGTATATGGCGATCATCAGCGTTTTATCGATACCTATTTCTCTGCCTTTCCCGGCAATTACTTTACCTCGGACGGCGCACGGCGGGACGAGGATGGTGACATCTGGATTACGGGCCGTGTCGATGACGTGATCAATGTCTCCGGCCACCGCATGGGCACGGCAGAGGTCGAAAGCGCGCTTGTCGCCCATGAAGCGGTCGCCGAAGCCGCTGTTGTGGGGTATCCGCACGATATCAAGGGGCAGGGCATCTGGTGCTATGTCATCCTCAAAGCGGGGCATACGTCGCATGACAGTCTCGGCAAGGAGTTGCGCCAGCAGGTCAGGACCGAGATCGGCCCGGTCGCGACGCCGGATGTGATCCAGATCGCCCCCGGCCTGCCCAAGACACGTTCCGGCAAGATCATGCGCCGCATCCTGCGCAAGATTGCTGAAGGGGAGACGTCCTCGCTGGGCGATACTTCAACCCTCGCGGAGCCTGAGATCGTCGATGTCCTGATCCGTGGGGCGGAAGGGGAGCGGAGCTAG
- a CDS encoding CsbD family protein codes for MRLLWGAILEADIREVIVMDKEHLKGAAKKTEGSVKESVGKATDNKKLEAEGKKDKAEGELRKAAGDVKDAVNN; via the coding sequence ATGCGCCTGCTCTGGGGCGCCATACTTGAAGCAGATATTCGGGAAGTAATTGTTATGGACAAGGAGCATTTGAAAGGGGCCGCCAAGAAAACGGAAGGCTCCGTCAAGGAATCTGTTGGCAAGGCGACCGATAACAAGAAGCTCGAAGCCGAAGGCAAGAAAGACAAGGCCGAAGGTGAGCTTCGCAAGGCTGCCGGTGATGTCAAAGACGCCGTGAACAATTAA
- a CDS encoding CsbD family protein, which produces MHRQFVIGSIKLAHGLVKEAAGRLIGRPGWQKDGRIIRAEGRIRQQMKDRLEAD; this is translated from the coding sequence ATGCATAGGCAATTCGTGATTGGCAGTATCAAACTGGCGCATGGCCTCGTGAAAGAGGCCGCCGGACGGCTGATTGGCCGGCCAGGCTGGCAGAAAGACGGGCGGATCATCCGCGCGGAAGGGCGTATCCGCCAGCAGATGAAAGACAGGCTGGAGGCGGATTAA
- a CDS encoding DUF885 domain-containing protein, whose protein sequence is MTISRRSLLQNSTAFVVLAALPACGKEKAADTAAAPAPAGTPAANVEGLMKETTDFILNAYPESASSFGIDSEEYAALKSKLTDRSPAGQAKIAEKTRALLAKMNEVDTSTLSDDEALNLDVVRTVFERTSEGFDYPYGDVALLNSNWSYRNAPYTVAQNIGSFVEIPSFLDSAHSIETPEDADAYLERMSAYAGQLDGETERVIAEGNQGVILPDFLMAKTLGQMHGAQGAETADWSIVKSLAGRTEGMEGDYAAKALAIAEEEIRPALQRQIDALEGFAPQANSNAGIWDIPQGEEYYAWALAASTTTTMTPDEVHEMGREELKALHAEMDPILRSIGYTEGSVGARMTALAEDPRYQFSDGDEGRQEIMDFIHATLEDIRGRMPDAFETLVPGFLEVTRIPVEVEAGAPGAYGGAGSIDGKQPGHFWINLRTPKLHSKYSLMDLTYHEAIPGHVWQGEYAFKQPLIRSLLAFNAYSEGWALYAEQIADELGVYDDFPVGRLGYLQSLAFRACRLVVDTGLHAKRWTRQQGVDWFVNENGSNPEEVASEVDRYCSWPGQACGYKVGHTAINRLRQKTQAELGDAYDFRRFNDAVVLGGNVPMTVLGRVIDDHIAREKM, encoded by the coding sequence ATGACCATTTCGCGCCGTTCGCTCCTTCAGAATTCAACCGCCTTTGTGGTGCTTGCCGCCCTGCCCGCCTGCGGGAAGGAGAAGGCCGCCGACACCGCTGCCGCGCCTGCCCCCGCTGGAACCCCGGCGGCAAATGTCGAAGGGCTGATGAAGGAGACGACGGATTTCATCCTCAATGCCTATCCTGAAAGCGCCTCCAGCTTCGGCATCGATAGCGAGGAGTATGCAGCGCTCAAATCAAAGCTGACGGATCGCTCTCCGGCGGGACAGGCGAAAATCGCCGAGAAAACCCGCGCGCTCCTTGCGAAGATGAACGAGGTTGACACCAGCACATTGTCTGATGACGAAGCGCTCAATCTCGATGTTGTGCGCACAGTCTTTGAGCGAACATCCGAAGGGTTCGACTACCCCTATGGCGATGTGGCGCTCCTCAATTCGAACTGGTCCTACCGAAATGCGCCGTACACGGTGGCGCAGAATATCGGTTCATTTGTCGAAATCCCCAGCTTCCTTGATTCCGCGCATTCGATCGAAACGCCGGAAGATGCCGACGCCTATCTTGAGCGCATGTCGGCTTACGCCGGCCAGCTTGATGGCGAGACCGAACGCGTCATCGCCGAAGGCAATCAGGGCGTCATCCTGCCTGATTTCCTGATGGCCAAAACCCTCGGCCAGATGCATGGCGCGCAAGGCGCAGAGACCGCCGACTGGAGCATTGTCAAATCGCTTGCCGGCCGGACAGAGGGCATGGAGGGCGATTACGCCGCCAAGGCGCTCGCCATTGCCGAGGAGGAGATCCGCCCCGCCCTTCAACGCCAGATCGATGCGCTTGAAGGCTTTGCGCCGCAGGCCAACAGCAATGCAGGGATCTGGGACATTCCGCAGGGTGAGGAATATTACGCCTGGGCGCTGGCGGCCAGCACGACGACGACCATGACGCCCGACGAAGTCCATGAAATGGGCCGCGAGGAACTCAAAGCCCTTCATGCCGAGATGGACCCGATCCTGCGCTCGATCGGCTATACCGAAGGCTCTGTCGGCGCCCGGATGACCGCGCTCGCCGAAGACCCGCGCTACCAGTTCTCCGATGGCGATGAAGGCCGTCAAGAGATCATGGATTTTATCCATGCAACGCTCGAGGACATCCGTGGGCGGATGCCGGATGCCTTCGAAACACTCGTGCCGGGCTTCCTTGAGGTCACGCGCATCCCAGTCGAGGTCGAGGCTGGCGCGCCTGGCGCCTATGGCGGCGCCGGGTCAATTGACGGCAAGCAGCCGGGGCATTTCTGGATCAACCTGCGGACCCCGAAACTCCATTCGAAATATTCGCTGATGGATCTCACCTATCACGAGGCGATCCCCGGCCATGTCTGGCAGGGCGAATATGCGTTCAAGCAGCCGCTGATCCGCTCCCTCCTCGCCTTTAATGCGTATTCGGAAGGCTGGGCGCTTTATGCCGAGCAGATCGCCGATGAGCTGGGCGTTTATGACGATTTCCCCGTGGGCCGACTGGGCTATCTTCAGTCCCTCGCCTTCCGGGCCTGCCGCCTGGTTGTCGATACCGGCCTTCACGCCAAACGCTGGACCCGCCAGCAGGGGGTCGACTGGTTCGTCAATGAAAACGGATCGAACCCGGAAGAAGTCGCAAGCGAGGTGGACCGCTATTGCTCATGGCCGGGGCAGGCCTGCGGCTACAAGGTCGGGCATACCGCGATCAACCGCCTACGCCAGAAGACCCAAGCCGAGCTTGGCGATGCATATGATTTCCGCCGTTTCAACGACGCGGTCGTCCTTGGCGGGAATGTGCCGATGACGGTGCTCGGCCGCGTCATTGACGATCATATTGCACGGGAAAAAATGTAA
- a CDS encoding serine hydrolase domain-containing protein, producing the protein MRTFLIFIAVMIGGVAMARQASGPIEEFIAAELPVSGAPGVTYAVTDDGALASGAHGEILQGSGRKMTTDTPFVIGSISKSFTAMAVMMLVEDGRVDLDTTISTYLPGFASQPGSDVTIRQLLSHTSGYSTYQGNDRHKDENGGASELSQQVELIAGWPLAHEPGTRWQYSNANYLILGALIEEISGEDYASFVNAEILAPIGMAHSFVADGQLHEEMAVGHTPWFGMKRAVKDNRPQKVTAPAGGIVATAPDLALYLAVMLNGQDDIISAESKTAMLSPASDASPFYGFGWYLDTERQIAYHAGISPGVETLAALYPAERKGSVALVNSGSGFGFASTLHLREGITAIGLGLDPGTAAAEWGPKSLYLIFALLPVFFVLSLLWAATHRDGLRAKSGAAGAFSLWFPLLMTIGVAVMAVYLIPQFFGVPLRTLQIYQPDFVLMLIATAVTGVFWAVCRLGLYYLGR; encoded by the coding sequence ATGCGGACATTCCTTATATTCATCGCGGTCATGATCGGCGGCGTCGCGATGGCGCGCCAAGCCTCTGGCCCGATTGAGGAATTCATCGCGGCCGAGCTGCCCGTCTCCGGCGCGCCCGGCGTCACCTATGCGGTGACAGATGACGGCGCCTTGGCGTCTGGCGCCCATGGCGAGATCCTTCAGGGCAGCGGGCGGAAAATGACGACGGACACGCCTTTCGTCATCGGCTCGATTTCAAAGAGCTTTACCGCCATGGCAGTCATGATGCTGGTCGAGGACGGACGCGTCGATCTGGACACGACGATCTCCACCTATCTGCCGGGCTTTGCTAGCCAGCCGGGCAGCGATGTCACGATCCGGCAATTGCTCAGCCACACTAGCGGCTATTCCACCTATCAGGGGAATGATCGGCACAAAGATGAGAATGGCGGCGCGAGCGAACTCTCCCAACAGGTAGAGCTGATCGCGGGTTGGCCCCTCGCCCATGAACCGGGCACGCGGTGGCAATATTCGAACGCCAATTATTTGATCCTTGGCGCCCTCATCGAAGAGATCAGCGGCGAGGATTACGCGAGTTTCGTGAATGCCGAGATACTGGCGCCCATTGGTATGGCGCACAGCTTTGTCGCTGATGGTCAGCTTCATGAGGAAATGGCTGTCGGGCACACACCCTGGTTCGGCATGAAGCGCGCCGTGAAGGATAACCGGCCGCAAAAGGTGACCGCCCCGGCGGGCGGCATTGTCGCGACCGCGCCGGATCTCGCCCTCTATCTCGCCGTCATGCTGAACGGGCAGGACGACATCATCAGCGCCGAGAGCAAAACCGCGATGCTCAGCCCCGCCAGTGACGCCTCGCCCTTTTACGGCTTCGGCTGGTATCTCGATACCGAGCGGCAGATTGCCTATCACGCCGGGATCAGCCCCGGGGTAGAAACGCTCGCCGCGCTTTATCCGGCGGAACGAAAAGGCTCGGTCGCGCTCGTCAATTCAGGCAGCGGCTTCGGCTTTGCCTCGACCCTCCACTTACGCGAAGGTATCACCGCTATCGGCCTAGGCCTTGATCCGGGCACTGCCGCTGCGGAATGGGGGCCGAAATCACTCTATCTCATCTTCGCGCTGCTGCCGGTGTTTTTCGTGCTCAGCCTCCTCTGGGCCGCCACCCACCGCGATGGCCTGCGGGCAAAATCCGGCGCGGCTGGCGCGTTCAGCCTTTGGTTCCCGCTTCTCATGACCATCGGTGTGGCCGTCATGGCGGTTTATCTGATCCCGCAATTCTTCGGCGTGCCGTTGCGGACGCTGCAGATCTACCAGCCGGACTTTGTCCTGATGCTGATCGCCACAGCGGTTACAGGGGTCTTCTGGGCTGTCTGCCGGCTCGGGCTCTATTATCTCGGCCGGTAG